One genomic segment of Primulina tabacum isolate GXHZ01 chromosome 9, ASM2559414v2, whole genome shotgun sequence includes these proteins:
- the LOC142504542 gene encoding uncharacterized protein LOC142504542 isoform X1: MALDTLTAALRLKACGYFGTGLRSSNILPMQSANLIVKPLVVEAKANTRTESDKILNRRRRKKFNGTALKPRLSVFCSNKQLYAMLVDDQNKKCLFYGSTLQKSIRSNTACPTIEAAERVGEELIKACVDLNINEISFYDRNGLARGERMQAFEIAIARHGLLPR; the protein is encoded by the exons ATGGCATTGGATACCCTTACTGCCGCATTGAGGCTCAAGGCTTGTGGATACTTCGGAACTGGTCTTCGTAGCTCAAATATCCTTCCTATGCAATCTGCGA ATTTGATTGTGAAGCCATTGGTTGTTGAAGCTAAAGCCAATACTCGGACTGAGAGTGACAAGATTCTGAATAGAAGACGAAGAAAAAAG TTTAATGGGACAGCCTTAAAACCAAGGCTTTCTGTATTCTGTTCTAATAAGCAGCTGTATGCTATGTTGGTGGATGACCAGAACAAGAAGTGCTTGTTTTACGGAAGTACTCTGCAGAAATCGATTCGGAGCAATACTGCTTGCCCTACTATC GAGGCTGCTGAGCGTGTTGGAGAAGAGCTTATTAAAGCTTGTGTAGATCTCAACATAAATGAAATTTCTTTTTATGATCGCAATGGATTGGCTCGAGGAGAACGAATGCAAGCTTTTGAAATTGCCATCGCTCGCCATGGACTCTTGCCTCGGTAG
- the LOC142504542 gene encoding large ribosomal subunit protein uL18c isoform X2 encodes MALDTLTAALRLKACGYFGTGLRSSNILPMQSANLIVKPLVVEAKANTRTESDKILNRRRRKKLYAMLVDDQNKKCLFYGSTLQKSIRSNTACPTIEAAERVGEELIKACVDLNINEISFYDRNGLARGERMQAFEIAIARHGLLPR; translated from the exons ATGGCATTGGATACCCTTACTGCCGCATTGAGGCTCAAGGCTTGTGGATACTTCGGAACTGGTCTTCGTAGCTCAAATATCCTTCCTATGCAATCTGCGA ATTTGATTGTGAAGCCATTGGTTGTTGAAGCTAAAGCCAATACTCGGACTGAGAGTGACAAGATTCTGAATAGAAGACGAAGAAAAAAG CTGTATGCTATGTTGGTGGATGACCAGAACAAGAAGTGCTTGTTTTACGGAAGTACTCTGCAGAAATCGATTCGGAGCAATACTGCTTGCCCTACTATC GAGGCTGCTGAGCGTGTTGGAGAAGAGCTTATTAAAGCTTGTGTAGATCTCAACATAAATGAAATTTCTTTTTATGATCGCAATGGATTGGCTCGAGGAGAACGAATGCAAGCTTTTGAAATTGCCATCGCTCGCCATGGACTCTTGCCTCGGTAG